Proteins co-encoded in one Gleimia hominis genomic window:
- a CDS encoding DUF5067 domain-containing protein: MSNNGVEPQLNSAVSESNGSVNQPKGTTVCGIIGLVLGAVAALTCFIPLINNISFVLGAVGLVLSIIGLVGTLRGKKSGKPLAIVATVLCVISLIVTLWVQKSISDAFDEAGKAFETNQSTSGESDQSGNDGDSNDQKKSDDADAQGSAKNVQEMEGDLSESHVKIVSVVKEGTDIDGKPTVVVTYEWTNKSDENQSFMALMHSDVFQNGNQLKSALITDDSAGSYDANSELQNLQPGATGTVTQAFVLKDDSELTVEVSDIFSTSKAKVVGKFNMEG; encoded by the coding sequence ATGAGTAATAATGGCGTGGAACCGCAGCTCAACAGTGCAGTAAGTGAATCTAATGGTTCAGTGAATCAACCTAAAGGCACCACCGTATGCGGGATTATTGGTCTAGTTCTGGGGGCAGTGGCGGCTCTGACCTGCTTTATTCCGCTGATCAATAATATTTCTTTCGTGCTCGGCGCAGTGGGGCTGGTGCTGAGCATTATCGGCCTCGTCGGAACGCTGCGTGGTAAAAAGTCTGGCAAGCCACTGGCGATTGTGGCGACTGTGCTGTGCGTAATCTCCCTGATAGTTACACTGTGGGTTCAAAAGAGTATTTCGGATGCGTTTGATGAAGCCGGTAAAGCGTTCGAAACCAACCAAAGTACTAGCGGGGAGTCAGACCAGTCGGGCAACGATGGTGACTCAAACGATCAGAAGAAATCTGACGATGCGGACGCACAGGGCTCAGCCAAAAACGTCCAAGAGATGGAGGGGGACCTGTCTGAATCCCACGTGAAAATCGTGTCCGTTGTCAAAGAAGGTACGGATATAGATGGAAAGCCTACGGTTGTTGTTACCTACGAGTGGACCAACAAGTCGGATGAGAACCAATCGTTCATGGCGCTTATGCATTCTGACGTGTTCCAAAACGGCAACCAGCTAAAGAGTGCTCTAATTACCGACGACAGCGCCGGTTCGTACGACGCGAACTCTGAGCTGCAGAACCTTCAGCCGGGTGCCACGGGGACAGTTACGCAGGCGTTTGTTCTGAAGGATGATTCTGAGTTAACCGTGGAAGTGTCTGACATTTTCTCTACTTCGAAAGCGAAAGTAGTGGGCAAGTTCAATATGGAAGGCTAG